A window of Cheilinus undulatus linkage group 1, ASM1832078v1, whole genome shotgun sequence contains these coding sequences:
- the tnfaip8l3 gene encoding tumor necrosis factor alpha-induced protein 8-like protein 3, giving the protein MDSDSGEQSDGDLSPGQESFNSRSLALQAQKKILSKMATMVVANMLTDDTSSEILDELYKTSREFTKSKKEAHKIIKDVIKIALKIGILYRNHQFSPDELDTVERFKKKMNQAAMTAVSFYEVEYTFDRNILSELLLECRDLLHALVEQHLTARSHARIDHVFNHFAHGEFLAELYGDGEDYRLSLRKICNGINKLLDEGTL; this is encoded by the coding sequence GACAAGAGAGCTTTAACTCTCGCTCCCTGGCACTGCAGGCCCAGAAAAAGATCCTGAGCAAGATGGCAACCATGGTGGTGGCCAACATGTTGACAGACGACACCAGCAGCGAGATCTTAGATGAGCTCTACAAGACAAGCCGGGAGTTTACCAAGAGCAAGAAGGAGGCCCACAAGATCATCAAGGATGTCATCAAAATCGCCCTGAAGATCGGCATCCTGTACCGTAACCACCAGTTCAGCCCAGACGAGTTAGACACGGTGGAGCGCTTCAAGAAGAAGATGAACCAGGCAGCCATGACGGCGGTGTCGTTCTATGAGGTGGAGTACACCTTCGACAGGAATATTCTGTCTGAGCTTCTGCTGGAGTGCAGGGACCTGCTTCACGCCCTGGTCGAGCAGCACCTGACCGCGCGATCACACGCTCGCATCGACCAcgttttcaaccattttgcccACGGGGAGTTCCTGGCTGAGCTGTATGGGGACGGAGAGGACTACAGACTCTCTCTGAGGAAGATCTGCAATGGCATCAACAAACTGCTGGACGAAGGAACACTTTAA